In Micromonospora ferruginea, the sequence CGTCATATCCGCCCGGCCGCGTCGCGCGTTTCCGGTCGGCGTCGCCGTCCTATTCCGAAATGGGACGCGCCGGGTGGGACGTCGATTCCCGTCGTAACGACTTCGGGGAATGTGCGCCGCTGGGCGCGTCGAGGCATACTCGCCGGATGCCCGATCAGCCCCGGAGCCCGGCGGCGGTGTCGCCGATGTTGGCCGCGTTGCGCGACGGCACCCGCGACCAGCACGCCGCCGTGGAGCGGCGGCTGGGCCTGCCCGACCGGATCCGCACCCGGGCCGACCTCGTCGCCGTGCTGACCGCGTTGCTGGACGCCTGGGCGCCGCTGGAGCGGGACCTCGCCGCCGCGGACTGGTCCGGGCTGCCGCTCGACCCCCGGCTCGGCGAGGCCGCCGCGCTGCTGCGGGCCGACCTCGCCACGCTCGGGGGCGACCCCGCCCGGCCGGTCTCGTCCTCGGGTCTGGACCTCGCCTCCGTGGCGCGGGCCGCCGGCGGCCGGTACGTCCTGCTCGGCAGCGCCCTCGGCGGCCGGGTGATCGCGCCCGAGGTGGAGCGTCGGCTGGGCCTGCGCGCGGGGGAGGCGACGGGCTTCTTCCGCCGGGTCGGGGGCGCGCCGGGACGGGACTGGCGGGCCTTCCGCCTCGCGGTGGCCGGTCGGGAGTGGTCGGCCGGGGAGACGGCGGACGCCGTCGACGCCGCGCGGTCGACGTTCGACCTGATCGGCCGCATTCCGACGGGCCGGCCGACCGGCTGAGCGGTCACCCCGGACGGCCGGGGCCCAGCTCCCGGGCGACGATCCGCAGCGCGCGGATCAGCTCCCCGGCCGAGGGCGCGGCGGCCGGGTCGACCAGCCACTGCGCGGCCACGCCGCCGAGCAGCGCCTGGTGGAACGTGCCGAGCGTGAGCGCGGTGGCCTCGTCCGCGGCGGGGTCGAGCCGGTGGAACACCTCGGCCAGGCCGAGCCGCGCCTGCCGGTTCGCGGCGGCGAACGCCTCGCGCAGCTCGGGATGCCGGTCCATCCGGGCGATCAGCTCGAACTGGACCGCCCAGAGCGGACGCAGCCGTGCGTACGACTCGATGATCCGTTCCCAGGCCAGCTCGAACCGCCGCTCGGGCGTGACGTCCGGGCCGGCGTCGTGTGCCAGTGCGCGCTCCAACTCCTCGCCCCACTCCGCCATCGCCTCGACGAGCGCCTCGTCGAGCAGCGCCCGGGTGGTGCGGAAGTGGTAGCCGATGGCGGCCAGGCTGGTGCCGGCCGAGGCGGCGACGTCGCGGGCGGTGGTGGCGGCGTAGCCCTTCTCCATCAGGCAGCGCTTCGCGCCGGCGAGCAGGTCCTCCCGATTTCCCATGCCGGCAGCGTACCCACCCTCTTGAACATTTGTCTTGCACAAACGTCTCACACGCCCGTACCGTCATCGCCATGACCGATGTCCTGATCTCCGGCGCCGGTGTCGCCGGCTCCGCGCTCGCCTGGTGGCTGCGGCACCACGGCTTCCGCCCGACCGTCGTGGAGCGGGCCCCGAGCCCGCGCGACGGTGGCTACAAGGTCGACGTGCGGGGCGCGGCCCTGACCGTGCTGGAGCGGATGGGCCTGGCCGGGCGGGTGCGTGCCCACGACACCGGCATGCGGCTGGCCCGTTTCCTCGACGATCGCGGCCGGCAGCTCGCCACCATGGACGCCGCGTTGTTCGGCGGCCGGTCCACCGGCGACGTCGAGGTCATGCGCGGCGACCTGACCCGGCTCCTGCGGGCCGACGACGTGGAGCACCGCTTCGGCGACTCGATCACCGCGCTCGACGCGGACGCCGGCGGGGTGGACGTGACGTTCGCGCGCGGCGACCGCCGTCGCTACGACCTGGTCGTCGGCGCCGACGGTCTGCACTCGACGGTACGACGGCTCGCGTTCGGTCCCGGGTCGGTGCACCTGCGCCCGCTCGGGCACCACATCGCCGTCTGCACCGTGCCGGCCGGGCTCGCCGAGGACCGGGTCGAGCTGCTGCACCCGGAGCCCGGGCGGACCGTGGGCGTCTACCGGACCGCGGGCGCGCCCGACGCCCGCGCGCTCTTCCTCTTCCGCTCGCCGGCCGGCGACACCGACGCCGGTGACCTCGCCGGCCGGCGGGACGTGCTGACCGGGGCCTTCGCCGGGGCCGGCTGGCGGGTGCCCGAACTGCTCGCCGCGGCGGCGGACGCGCCGGACCTCTACCTCGACGCGATGAGCCAGGTGGTGATGCCGAGCTGGTCGAGCGGCCGGGTGGGTCTGGTCGGCGACGCCGCGTACGCCGCCTCCCCGGCCTCCGGGCAGGGCACCAGCCTGGGCCTGGTCGGCGCGTACGTGCTGGCCGCCGCGCTGGCCGAGGCGGCCGGTCGGCCGGCGGACGGGTTCGCCGCGTACGAGCGCCGGATGCGACCGTTCGTCGACGCGAACCAGGCGCTGGCGCAGCGCAACCTGAAGGGCATGGTGCTCGGCTCGACCGGGCAGATCCGGTTCCAGACGGCGATGCTGCGCCTGCTGCCGCACCTGCCCGGCCGGGAGCGGATGGTCGGCCGGGTGGCCGAGCCGATCCGCCGGGCGGCCACCGCGATCACGCTGCCGGACGCCGCCTGATCCTCACGGGCGGTCCAGGCGCTCGGCGTACGCGTCGCGCAGCTCCGCCCAGCCGAAGTCCTTCGCCTCCGCGCCGCGGATCGGGCCGACCGGGTCACCGTCGAGCAGGTGGCCGGCGACATCCAGGCAGAGGTGCCAGCCGGCGGCCACCATCGGCGCCAGGTCGGCGCGGTCGATCCGGTGCCGCAAGGTCAGCGTGGTGCCGGCGCCGGTGGGTGCCAGCTCCCAGCGGAGCAGGCCGTCGCCCCAGGTGTACTCCAGCAGGCGCGGGCGGTCGGCGCGCCGGACCGTGGCCGGCGCCGGGTCGGCCCGGTCGCCGTCGACGGTGCGGAGCGTGGCGTCGCCGGTGCGGCCCAGGTCGCGGTCGGCGAGGAAGGGCGCCCACTCGGCGAGTTGCCCGGGGTCGGTCAGCGCGGCCCACACCCGCTCGGGCGGGTGCCGCAGCTCCCGGACGAGGATCAGGTCCCACCGGTCGCCGACCGGGACCCGGTCGACGTCGGCGAGCGGGCCGGGGCGGAAGTCGTCACGCTGCATCGTCACTCCTGACGGTCGAGATGGCGCTCCAGGGCGTCGAGGTGCTCGGTCCACATCAGCCGGTAGGGCCCGAGCCAGTCGTCCACCGCCCGCAGCGGCCGGGTGTCCACCCGGTAGATCCGCCGCTGGGCCGCCGTGCGGCAGGTGACCAGACCGGCCTCGCGGAGCACCCGCAGGTGCTTGGAGACGGCGGGTTGGCTCATGCCCAGCGCGTCCACCAGCTCGCCGACGCTGCTGTCGGCGCGGCGCAGCCGGTCGAGGATGTCGCGTCGGGCCGGCTCGGCCAGCACGGCGAAGGCGTCCACGGTCACGCCGCCAATATGCCATCACGGTTATATGCCAGTCAAGGCATATGCTTGATACCTATGCTCGGGGGATGGAACTGCGGATCTTCACCGAACCTCAGCAGGGCGCCGGCTACGACCAGTTGCTCGCCGTGGCGCGCCGGGCGGAGGAAACCGGCTTCGCCGCGTTCTTCCGCTCCGACCACTACCTGAAGATGGGGTCGGTGAGCGGCGACCCCGGTCCCACCGACGCCTGGACCACGCTCGCCGGCCTGGCCCGCGACACCACCCGGATCCGGCTCGGCACGCTGATGAGCGCCGCCACGTTCCGCCTCCCCGGGCCGCTCGCCATCACCGTCGCGCAGGTCGACCAGATGAGCGGCGGGCGGGTCGAGCTGGGCATCGGCACCGGCTGGTACGCCGAGGAGCACGCCGCGTACGGCATCCCGTTCCCGCCGCTGGGCGAGCGGTTCGACCGGCTGGAGGAGCAGCTCGCGATCATCACCGGGCTCTGGTCCACGCCGGCCGGCACCACCTTCGACTTCCCCGGCACCTACTACCCGGTCAGCGACTCCCCGGCGCTGCCCAAGCCGGTGCAGCGGCCCCGCCCGCCGATCCTGCTCGGCGGCATGGGCCCGAAGCGCACCCCGCGCCTCGCCGCCCGGTACGCCGACGAGTTCAACCTGCCGTTCGCCTCGCTCGACGACACCACGGCGCAGTTCCGGCGCGTGCGGGACGCCTGCGCCGAGATCGGCCGGGACCCGTCCACGATGGTCTGGTCCAACGCGCTGGTGCTCTGCTGCGGGCGCGACGACGCCGAGGTGGCCCGCCGCGCCGAGGCGATCGGCCGGGAACCCGCCGAGCTGCGCGCGAACGGCGCCGCCGGCACGCCCGCCGAGGTGGTGGAGACGCTCGGCCGGTACGCCGAGGCCGGCGCCGGCCGGGTCTACCTCCAGGTGCTCGACCTGGCCGACCTGGACCACCTGGAGTTGGTCGCCGCCGAGGTGATGCCGCGGCTCTGAGCGGGCCTACGCCCGCCGCACCGTGTCCAGCCGGCCGTCGCGGTCGCTGTCCAGGTACGTCACGTCCGGCACCCCGTCGCCGTCGATGTCGACCTGCACCACATCGGCGACGCCGTCGCCGTCCAGGTCGGTCACCACCTCGACCGAGCCGTCCAGGTGGCGGGTCACGATCGAGTGCGCCTGCCCGTCGCGCGGCGCCGGCCCCGGGTGCGGTGCCGGCTCCGGCTCCGGCGTCGGCGCCGGCACGGGGGCGGTCAGGTCCGGCCCGACACCTGTCGGGTCGATCTCCTCCTCCGACGGGTACACGTCGCCGTGGAGGCTCGGGTCGCGGTAGCTGCTCATCCCGCCAGGATTCCCGCTTCCACCCCGGAACAACCCTGCCCGCCCCCGATGGCGGATGATGCAGCGCATGACCGACACCAACTGGGCCGGCAACGTCCGCTGGTCGGCCCGGACCCGGCACCGGCCGACCTCCCTGGACGAGCTGCGCCGCCTGGTCGCCGGCGCGGACCGGGTCCGGGCCGTCGGCACCGGTCACTCGTTCAACCGGCTCGGCGACACCACCGGCGCCCAGATCGCGCTCGACGGGCTGCCGCCCACCGTCGCGCTCGACCCCGACCGGGGCACCGTCACGGTCGCCGCCGGCCTGCGCTACGGCGACCTGGCCACCGCGCTCCAGGCCCGGGGGTACGCGCTGGCGAACCTCGCCTCGCTGCCGCACATCTCGGTCGCCGGCTCGGTCGCCACCGCCACCCACGGCTCCGGCGTCGCCAACCGCAACCTGGCCGCCGCGGTGGCCGCCCTGGAGATCGTCACCGCCGACGGGGACCTGCTCACCGTCGACCGGAACGACAGCCGGTTCCCCGGCCTGGTGGTCAACCTCGGCGCGCTGGGTGTGGTCACCCGGCTCACGCTCGACGTGGTCGGAACGTTCGACCTGCGGCAGTACGTCCGGCTCGGCCTGCCCCGCGCCGCGCTGGACGAGGCGTTGGGCGCCGCGTACAGCGTCAGCGTCTTCACCGGCTGGCGGTCCGAGCGGTTCGACCAGGTGTGGATCAAGCAGGACGCGGACCAGCCGCCGCCGCCCGCCGACTGGCTGGACACGACGGCCGCCGAGACGCCGCAGCACCCGGTGCCCGGCATGTCGCCGGTGCACTGCACCGCCCAGTTCGGCGAGCCCGGGCCGTGGCACGAGCGACTGCCGCACTTCCGGCTCGGCTTCACCCCCAGCAGCGGCGACGAGCTGCAGTCGGAGTGGCACGTGGCCCGCGCCGACGCGGCGGCGGCGCTCGCCGCGCTCGACCCGGTCGCCGAGCGGATCGCCGCCGTGCTCCAGATCTGCGAGCTGCGTACGGTGGCCGCCGACGAGCTGTGGCTCAGCCCGAACCACCGCCGGGACACGCTGGCGGTGCACTTCACCTGGATCGGCGACCCGGTGGCGGTGGCGCCGGTCCTGGCCGAGGTGGAGCAGCGGCTCGCCCCGTTCGCGCCCCGCCCGCACTGGGGCAAGCTGTTCGAGCGCGACCCGGCCGCCGCGTACCCCCGGCACGCCGACTTCGCCGCGCTGCTGCGCGACCTCGACCCGGCCGGGAAGTTCCGCACCGCGGAGCTGGACCGCTACTTCCCGCGCGACTGACCGGTCAGCGGGCCGCGCAGGCTGCCGCGCTGCACCGCGCGGCTGATGTCGCTGGGCGAGACGATCCCGACCAGCCGACCGTCGACCACCACCAGCGCGCGGCCGTCGGTGCACTCGTTGAGCCGGGGGAGCAGCTCGGTGAGCTGCTCGTCCGGGCGGGCGAGCACCAGCTCGTCGGCCCGGCAGGACACCTCGGCCAGGGTGGTGGACGGGCGGCGGTCCGCCGCGACGCCGCGTACCCGGTCGAGCGTGACCAGGCCGACCGGCCGGTCGCCCTCGGTCAGCGGAAGCGCCGAGTGCCGGTACGCGAAGAGGTAGTGGTCGACGAAGTCGGCCACGGTCAGGTCCCCGGACGCGGTCTGCGGCTGCGGCGTCATCACGTCGCCGACCCGCACCCCGCGCAGCGCGTCGCCCATCCGGGCCTGGCGTTCCTCCTGCCCGGCCGCGCCGATCAGGAACCAGCCGATCAGCGCCAGCCAGAGCCCGCCGAACCCGGCCCCGCTGAGGAACCGCCACAACCCGAGGCCGATCAGCACGATGCCCAGCACCCGCCCGGCGCCGGCGGCGACCACCGACGCCCGGGTCCGGTCGCCGGTGGCCTTCCACACCGCGGCCCGCAGCAGCCGCCCACCGTCCAGCGGCGCGGCCGGCAGCACGTTGAACAGGGCCAGCAGCACGTTGATCCCGGCCAGCCAGGACAGCGCGCCGAGCAGCAGCCCGTGCCCGCCGGCCACCGCGACGGCCACCGCGATCGCGCCGAACACCACGCCGATGACCAGGCTGACCAGCGGCCCCACCCCGGCGATCCGCAGCTCGGCCCCGGGGTCCTTCGCCTCGCCCTTCAACTCGGCCACGCCGCCGAAGAGCCAGAGCGTGATCCCCTCGACCTCGATGCCGTTGCGCTTGGCCACCACCGCGTGCGACACCTCGTGGGCGAGCAGGCCGACGAAGAAGACCACCGCGGCGGCCAGCCCGGCGGCGACGTAGGCGAGCGTGGCATGACCGGGGTACGAGCGGGGGAACAGGCTGGCCGACAGCGTCCAGGCGATCAGCACGAAGATGACCAGGACACTCCAGTTGACGCCGACGGGTACGCCCGCGACCCGGCCGAGCCGGAAACTCGCCCTCATCGCTCCGTCATACCCCGCACGTCGCCCCGGTAACGGAGTATGCGCCGACTATGCTGAGAGTATGACGAGGCGCATCACCATCAGCCTGCCCGACGACGTTGCCGAGTACGTCGAGCGCTCGCACGGCACGACCTCCGGCTTCATCGCGGACGTCCTGCGGCGGAAGATGCGGGCCGACGGCCTGCGGGCACGCTGGGCCGAGCACGGCTACGTGGTGACCGACGAGGACGTCGAACGCGCGCGCCGCCGGCTGGCGGAGCAACCGCCGATCACCGACGAGCAGCACGACCGGAACATGCGGTGGCTCCGCCAGTTCGGTGACGACGAGGGCTCGGCGGCGGCGTGAACGGGCTCGTCCTGGACACCTCCGCGCTTCTCGCGTACGCCTCCGGAGACAGCGTCGAGCCCGGCGCGTTGCTGACCCTCGCCCAGGAGGACCCGGAGCAGGAGGTGTGGATCCCGGCGCTCTGCCTGGGCCAGGCGCAGCTCCAACTCGCCGGGACGCCGGCCACCGACCTGCTCGACCTCCTCCTCGACGCCGACCGGGACATCCGGGTCGCGGTGTACGACGGCCCGACCAGCCGGCGAGTGGCCCGGATCGCCGCGAGCGGCAAGGTGCCCCTCGACGTGGCCCACGCCGTCGCCACCGCCGTCCTCTACCGGTGTTACCTGGTGACCCGGGACGCCCCGACGGTGGCCGCGGTGGCCCCACCCGATCTGGAGATCCTCGACATCGCCGAGTCCTGGGAGTGAGCCGTGGTCAGCGGCGGGGCGCCTCGCTGACCACCGTCGGGGAGAACTCGTTCGCCGCCTCGACCGCCCACTCCAGCGCGAAGTCGGCCTCCTCCTCCCAACCCGGCTCGCCGCCGACGAAGTGCGACCGGCCGGGGAACTCCCGATAGCCGGTGACCGCCGTCGAGCCGCGGTAGAGGTTGGCCAGGCTGGTGGCGAGCGACGGCGGGATCACGTGGTCCTCGCCGCCGGCGGTGATCAGCAGCGGGGCGCAGTCGTCGCGCTTCCTGTCGACCTCGGTGGCCGAGTTCGGGTCCAGGTTGGCGAACGAGCCCTCGAACAGCACGTGACCGGCGCCGGGGACGGCGTACCGCTCCCAGGCGGCGTCGGACTCCGCGCGGGTGAGCGTGTTGCCGAAGGCGTACCGGAAGTCCTCGGCGGTGAACGGGACGGCGCGGTGCCGGTTGGCCGGGTTGTGCAGGATGGAGAACCCGGAGCGCAGCGTGCTCAGCGGCAGCTTCAGCACGCCCTTGACCGGTGCCGGGTGCACGCCGACGACGGCGGCGCCGAACCGGCGGTCCCGCAGCAGTTGGGCGACCAGGCCGCCGAACGAGTGCCCCATGACGATCGGCGGCCGGGGCAGCTCCCGGATGATCGCCGCGTAGTGCGCGACGATGTCGGCGATCCGCTGGCCGGCGATCGGCGTCGGATCGGCCCGCAGCTCCTCGACCTCGCGGTCCATGCCGGGCCAGGCCGGGGTGAGCACCCGGAACCCGCGCGCCGCGTAGCGCTCGGCCCAGTGCTCCCAGCTCCGCGACGTCATCCACAGCCCGTGGATGAGCACGATCGTGTCGACGCGTCCGGTCGGTACGCCCATGCTGCGGCTTACCCGGCCCGGCGGCCCTCACTCCACGCGCGGCTCGTTGAGAAGGGCCTCTTCTCTACCGCAGGCGTTAACCGGGGCCCCTCCTTACGCCTGACAAATGTAATGGGCGGGAGGTGACGGGTGCTCCGGGGAGCGGGGCGGCGCGGGCCGGAGCATCATGGGCATGACCGACACCGCACCGGCCGTCGAACTGGCCGGACTCACCAAGACCTACGGCCCGGTGACCGCCGTCGACGGGCTCAGCCTGCGGATCACCCCCGGTGAGGTGGTCGCCTTCCTCGGCCCCAACGGCGCCGGCAAGACCACCACGGTGGACATGCTGCTCGGGCTGGCCCGGCCGGACGCCGGCACGGTCCGGCTCTTCGGCGGCACCCCCGGCGACGCCGTCCGGCACGGCCGGGTCGCCGCCGTGATGCAGACCGGCGGGCTGCTCAAGGACCTCACCGTCGCCGAGACGGTACGGATGACCGCGCACTTCTACGGCCACACCCGACCGGTGGCCGAGGTGCTGGAGCGCGCCGGCATCGCCGAGATCGCCGACCGGGCGGTGGGCAAGTGCTCCGGCGGCCAGCAGCAGCGCCTGCGCTTCGCCCTCGCGCTGCTGCCCGACCCGGACCTGATGGTGCTGGACGAGCCGACCACCGGCATGGACGTCGAGGGCCGGCGCGACTTCTGGCAGGCGATCCGGGCCGACGCCCGCTCCGGCCGGACCGTCCTGTTCGCCACCCACTACCTGGACGAGGCCGACGCGTACGCGGACCGGATCGTGCTGGTGCGGCAGGGTCGGGTGGTCGCCGACGGGACCACCGCCGAGATCAAGAACCTGGCCGCCGGCCGGGTGGTGCGGGCCACCCTGCGGGGCGCCGACCAGGCCGCGCTCGCCGCGCTGCCGGGCGTCCGCTCGGTCGAGGTACGCGGCGACGCGATCCTCGTGCACAGCGAGGACTCCGACGTCGTCGCCCGGCACCTGCTGACCCGGACCGACGCCCGGGACCTGGAGATCACCTCGCGCAACCTCGAGGACGCGTTCCTCGCCCTGACCGCCGCCTGACCCGCCGGGAGCCTCGCCATGACCGCCACCACCTCGTCCGATTCCAGCATCGCGGCCCGCCTGGCCGACCGCCGGCCGCCCGCCCTGGGTGGCTTCTCCGCCGCCGTACTCGCCATCGAGATCCGCCGGGTGCTGCGCAACCGCCGCACGCTGATGTTCATCCTGGTCATGCCGGCGGTGTTCTTCCTCCTGTTCGGGCTGCCCTCGCGCGGCGACAAGCTGGACAACGGCCTGCCGGTCACCGGCTGGATCATGATCAGCCTGGCCGTGTACGCGGCCATGGTCGCCACCACCAGCGCCGGCGCCGCCGTCGCCACCGAACGCGCGCTGGGCTGGAGCCGGCAGTTACGGCTCACCCCGCTGCGGCCCGCCGCGTACGTGGCGACGAAGGTGGCCACCGCGATGGTGCTCGGCCTGCTCGGCGTGCTCGTCGAGTTCGCCGTCGGCGCCGCCTCCGGGGTGCGGCTGCCGGCCCACGTCTGGCTGGAGTCCGGCCTGACCGCCTGGCTTGGCTCGCTGGTCTTCGCCGCGTTCGGCCTCTTCGTCGGCTACCTCGCCCCGGCCGAGAACGTCATGCAGTTCATGGGCCCGGCGCTGGCCATCCTGGCCATGCTGGGCGGCCTGTTCGTTCCGCTCGATCTGCTGCCCGACGTGATGCAGCAGATCGCCAAGTTCACCCCGGTGTACGGGGTCGGTCAGCTCGCTCGCGCGCCGCTGACCGGCACCGGGGTGGACTGGGCGGCGGTCGGCAACGTGGCCGCCTGGACCGCGTTCTTCGGTCTCGGCGCGACCCGCCTGTTCCGCCGCGACACCACCCGGGTCTGACCGGGGCGGCGGGCACTAGCGTGGTGGGCGTGACGTCGCCGACCGCCCCGGCCCGGCCGGTGAACCGCCGCCACTGGCGGTTCACCGGCTGGCTGCTGGCGGCGGTCTGGCTCTTCTTCCTCAACATCCCGTTCGTCACCGCGCTGCACCAGCCGGAGCTGTGGCGGCGGCTGCTCGGGCTCGGCTCGGTGCTCACGTTCGCCGTGGCGTACGTGCTGATCTTCGAGTGGGGCCGCTCCCGCCGGCAACGGCACGTCCCGATCCCGGTCGGCCGGGCCCGGGCGCTGATCGCGCTGCTGCTCGTGCTCGGCCTGGCCGGCATCCCGGGCACCGGCGGCGACTGGCTGACCACGCTGGTCTTCGTGGCCGCCGCCGCGGTGTTCCTGCTGCCGTCGGTGGAATCCCTGGTCGTGGTGGTGCTGGCCGCGGCGACCCCGCCGGTGACCTCGCACCTCGTGCCCGGCTGGGAGTCGGAGAGCACGGTGGTCTTCGCCGTGCTGCTCGCCTCGTTCGCCATGTTCGGGGTGAGCCGGCTGGCCCAGCGCAACGGCGAACTGCAGGCCGCCCAGCAGGAGATCCACCGGCTCGCGGTGGCCGAGGAACGCGCCCGCACCGCCCGGGACCTCCACGACATCCTCGGGCACTCGCTCACCGTGGTGGCGGTCAAGGCCGAACTGGCCGGCCGGTTGCTGGAGCTGGACCCGGCCCGGGCCGCCGTCGAGATCGCCGACGTGGAACGGCTGGCCCGGGAGGCGCTGGCCGACGTGCGGGGCACCGTCGGGGCGTACCGCGGGGTGGACCTGGCCTCCGAACTGGCCGGCGCCCGGTCGGCGCTGGCCGCCGCGGGCGTCGCCGCGGAACTGCCGGAGACGGTGCCGGAGCTGCCGACGGACCGGGACGAGCTGTTCGGCTGGGCGGTCCGCGAGGGGGTCACCAACGTGGTGCGGCACAGCGGCGCGCGGCGCTGCGTGATCCGGGTGGACGCGGCGGCGGTGGAGGTCCGCGACGACGGCCGGGGGCCGGCCGGTGAGCCGGCGGGTGCCGGGCACGGGCTGGTCGGGCTGCGCGAGCGGGCCGACCGGTTGGATGCCACCGTGACGGTGGGCCGGGCGCCCGGCGGGCGCGGTTTCCTGCTCCGGGTCACGATGCCCGACACGAACGGGAGGGCCCGCGGGTGACCGATCCGATCCGACTGCTGCTCGCCGACGACCAGGCGCTGGTCCGGGGCGCGCTGGCCGCGCTGCTGTCGCTGGAGCCGGACCTCACCGTGGTGGCGGAGGTGAGCCGGGGCGACGAGGTGGTGCCGGCGGCGCTGCGCGCCCACCCCGACGTGGCGCTGCTCGACGTGGAGATGCCGGGGATGGACGGGGTGGCGGCGGCGGCGGCGCTGCGCGCCGCGCTGCCCGACTGCCGGGTGCTGGTGGTGACCACGTTCGGCCGGCCCGGCTACCTGCGTCGGGCGATGGAGGCGGGCGCGAACGGCTTCGTGGTCAAGGACACCCCGGCCCGCCAGCTCGCCGACGCGGTCCGCCGGGCGCACGCCGGCCTGCGGGTGGTCGACCCGACGCTGGCCGCGGAGACGCTGGCCACCGGGGCGAGCCCGCTCACCGAGCGGGAGACCGAGGTGCTGCGTACGGCGCGGGGCGGCGGCACGGTGGCCGAACTGGCGGCGACGCTGCACCTGTCCGAGGGCACGGTCCGCAACCACCTGTCGTCGGCGATCGGCAAGACCGGCGCCCGCAACCGCGCCGACGCCGTCCGCCTGGCCGAGACCAACGGTTGGCTGCTGGGGTGAAAGGCGGGGGCCCCGGTTAACGCATTCGGTAGAGGCGGGGGCCCCGCTTAACCGGCGCCTGTTAAGCGGGGGCCCCGCCTAACGTGGGCGGGGCGGGGCGGGGCGGGGCGGGCGGGGGCGGGGCGGGCGGGGGCGGGGTGGGCGGGGGAGTCAGGGGAGACGGTCGACGACGACGAGGCCGGTGCCGGGGGCCAGGGCGGCGAGGAGCTGGCGCTGGGCGCTGCGGGTCAACCGGATGCAGCCGTTGGTGACGTTCTCGCCCAGCGTGTCGTCGTTGTGCCAGGTGTGCAGTCCGATGTGGGCGCCGCGCAGGCCGGTCGGCACCGCGTCCGGGTCGTCGGGGATCGCGCCGAGCGCGAAGATGTCCACCCCGCCGTAGACGTCCTGCGGGGGCGGGGTGCGGCCGAGGACGAACGTGCGGCCGAGCGGGGTGAGCTGGCCGGACATGCCGAGGCTGACCGGCCAGGTGTGCACCGCCCGACCGTCGCGCAGCCAGGTGAGCCGGTGGGTGCGCCGTTCCACCACGATCTGGTCGCGCAGCACGACCGTGGTCCAGCCGCCGGCGGGCAGCCAGGCGACGGTGCGGTTGGCCGAGGGGAGCAGCACCGAGGTCCAGCCGGCGCGGCGCTCGACGATCGGCACGGTCAGCCGGACGTCGCTGATGGTCGGGGCGAGGAACGCCAGCGGCCGGCCGCCGGGCGCGTCGTACGCGGCGACCTTGCCGTTGGGCCGCGCGCCCTCGCTCAGTGGCCGGGTGTCGGCCGGGGCCGGGTCGGCGGGGAAGCCGCGCGGCGCCGGGTCGTACGTGATGACCGGCAGGTCGGCGGGGGCGGGCGCGGCGGGCGGGACGGACTCGGCCGTCGACGGGGTCGGCGACGGCGGCCCGGTGGTGGCCGGCGCGACGGCGACCGGGTTGGCCGCCGGGGCGCCGGTCAGCGCGTGGCCGACCAGCAGCGCGGTGGCCAGCAGCAGCGGTACGCCGAGCGCGGCGAACAGCCAGCCGGGTATCCGCCGCCCGGTGATCTGGTCGAAAGGCACGAAATCGACTCTAACCGGAGATGACGCCCCCGTGCCGAAAA encodes:
- a CDS encoding LLM class F420-dependent oxidoreductase, with product MELRIFTEPQQGAGYDQLLAVARRAEETGFAAFFRSDHYLKMGSVSGDPGPTDAWTTLAGLARDTTRIRLGTLMSAATFRLPGPLAITVAQVDQMSGGRVELGIGTGWYAEEHAAYGIPFPPLGERFDRLEEQLAIITGLWSTPAGTTFDFPGTYYPVSDSPALPKPVQRPRPPILLGGMGPKRTPRLAARYADEFNLPFASLDDTTAQFRRVRDACAEIGRDPSTMVWSNALVLCCGRDDAEVARRAEAIGREPAELRANGAAGTPAEVVETLGRYAEAGAGRVYLQVLDLADLDHLELVAAEVMPRL
- a CDS encoding FAD-binding protein gives rise to the protein MTDTNWAGNVRWSARTRHRPTSLDELRRLVAGADRVRAVGTGHSFNRLGDTTGAQIALDGLPPTVALDPDRGTVTVAAGLRYGDLATALQARGYALANLASLPHISVAGSVATATHGSGVANRNLAAAVAALEIVTADGDLLTVDRNDSRFPGLVVNLGALGVVTRLTLDVVGTFDLRQYVRLGLPRAALDEALGAAYSVSVFTGWRSERFDQVWIKQDADQPPPPADWLDTTAAETPQHPVPGMSPVHCTAQFGEPGPWHERLPHFRLGFTPSSGDELQSEWHVARADAAAALAALDPVAERIAAVLQICELRTVAADELWLSPNHRRDTLAVHFTWIGDPVAVAPVLAEVEQRLAPFAPRPHWGKLFERDPAAAYPRHADFAALLRDLDPAGKFRTAELDRYFPRD
- a CDS encoding biliverdin-producing heme oxygenase, translated to MPDQPRSPAAVSPMLAALRDGTRDQHAAVERRLGLPDRIRTRADLVAVLTALLDAWAPLERDLAAADWSGLPLDPRLGEAAALLRADLATLGGDPARPVSSSGLDLASVARAAGGRYVLLGSALGGRVIAPEVERRLGLRAGEATGFFRRVGGAPGRDWRAFRLAVAGREWSAGETADAVDAARSTFDLIGRIPTGRPTG
- a CDS encoding ArsR/SmtB family transcription factor yields the protein MTVDAFAVLAEPARRDILDRLRRADSSVGELVDALGMSQPAVSKHLRVLREAGLVTCRTAAQRRIYRVDTRPLRAVDDWLGPYRLMWTEHLDALERHLDRQE
- a CDS encoding FAD-dependent monooxygenase translates to MTDVLISGAGVAGSALAWWLRHHGFRPTVVERAPSPRDGGYKVDVRGAALTVLERMGLAGRVRAHDTGMRLARFLDDRGRQLATMDAALFGGRSTGDVEVMRGDLTRLLRADDVEHRFGDSITALDADAGGVDVTFARGDRRRYDLVVGADGLHSTVRRLAFGPGSVHLRPLGHHIAVCTVPAGLAEDRVELLHPEPGRTVGVYRTAGAPDARALFLFRSPAGDTDAGDLAGRRDVLTGAFAGAGWRVPELLAAAADAPDLYLDAMSQVVMPSWSSGRVGLVGDAAYAASPASGQGTSLGLVGAYVLAAALAEAAGRPADGFAAYERRMRPFVDANQALAQRNLKGMVLGSTGQIRFQTAMLRLLPHLPGRERMVGRVAEPIRRAATAITLPDAA
- a CDS encoding TetR/AcrR family transcriptional regulator — encoded protein: MGNREDLLAGAKRCLMEKGYAATTARDVAASAGTSLAAIGYHFRTTRALLDEALVEAMAEWGEELERALAHDAGPDVTPERRFELAWERIIESYARLRPLWAVQFELIARMDRHPELREAFAAANRQARLGLAEVFHRLDPAADEATALTLGTFHQALLGGVAAQWLVDPAAAPSAGELIRALRIVARELGPGRPG
- a CDS encoding SRPBCC family protein: MQRDDFRPGPLADVDRVPVGDRWDLILVRELRHPPERVWAALTDPGQLAEWAPFLADRDLGRTGDATLRTVDGDRADPAPATVRRADRPRLLEYTWGDGLLRWELAPTGAGTTLTLRHRIDRADLAPMVAAGWHLCLDVAGHLLDGDPVGPIRGAEAKDFGWAELRDAYAERLDRP